In Bacillus cytotoxicus NVH 391-98, the following are encoded in one genomic region:
- a CDS encoding protein phosphatase 2C domain-containing protein — MRIKTWQKKSPLKRECEDTFFCNEDVKMYGVCDGATPLVAFQDENGHNGAYLASNLFANRFKAQKEIISLEKEIIEANEALQKEMERYKVDTLKKDHLWCTCIAAVRIGETSVQYAQLGDCMIAVTFHDETVKVLTKDTVKGISARAKRKREDDRKKGLPVPDEHVFQNIQEQLKYNRYLANMPNGYSVANGMPEAMQWIQKGEISVEQIKEIFICSDGIFHPNWSFEQTVQYIRANGIQTYISIIEELEKQDRVRPDDKTIVSIDLSGM, encoded by the coding sequence TTGAGAATCAAAACGTGGCAGAAGAAAAGCCCTTTAAAAAGAGAATGTGAAGATACCTTTTTTTGTAATGAGGATGTAAAGATGTATGGCGTATGTGATGGGGCAACACCACTTGTTGCATTTCAAGATGAAAACGGACATAATGGGGCGTATTTAGCATCAAATTTATTTGCCAATCGTTTTAAAGCACAAAAAGAGATCATATCGCTAGAAAAGGAAATAATAGAAGCGAATGAGGCGTTGCAAAAAGAAATGGAGCGATATAAGGTTGATACATTAAAAAAAGATCATCTTTGGTGTACATGTATTGCTGCAGTACGAATAGGAGAAACAAGCGTTCAATATGCACAGCTCGGCGATTGTATGATTGCTGTTACATTTCATGATGAAACAGTGAAAGTACTAACGAAGGATACAGTAAAAGGAATTAGTGCACGTGCAAAAAGAAAGCGCGAAGACGATCGGAAGAAAGGCTTACCAGTACCGGATGAGCATGTGTTCCAAAATATTCAAGAGCAGCTAAAATATAATCGTTATTTAGCAAACATGCCAAATGGTTATTCCGTAGCCAATGGAATGCCAGAAGCGATGCAATGGATTCAAAAGGGAGAGATATCGGTAGAACAAATAAAGGAAATTTTTATTTGCTCAGATGGGATATTTCATCCGAATTGGTCATTTGAGCAAACGGTGCAATATATAAGAGCGAATGGTATACAAACATATATATCTATAATAGAAGAATTAGAGAAACAAGATCGAGTACGTCCCGATGATAAAACGATAGTGAGCATTGATCTGTCTGGCATGTAG
- a CDS encoding YitT family protein: protein MVRFLGVIIGSIIIAIAFNLFLIPHKILSSGIGGIAIILGIVTPVNTGIINFVLNVPILILGYIGLGKKVIFNTIVSVIVLSVSLYYVPVQIVAKDPLLSSIFGGVIAGAGAGLVFNCQGSTGGFDIIGMLLSRKKDINLGGFLIFLNGIVIIIAGFFFDWDVALTSLLSIYVTGKVIDATYTKHRKVTLMIVTNQAEEMKQKLLSTVVRGITLLDGEGAYSSEKKRVLMTVVSKEELASMKLAISEIDPKAFVNITETVEVLGLFRKA from the coding sequence ATGGTCAGATTTCTTGGAGTTATTATCGGGTCTATTATTATTGCAATTGCCTTTAATCTTTTCCTTATCCCACACAAAATTTTAAGTAGTGGAATTGGTGGAATTGCTATTATCTTAGGAATTGTAACACCTGTAAATACAGGTATTATTAATTTTGTCTTAAACGTGCCCATTCTTATTTTAGGATACATAGGCCTTGGAAAAAAAGTTATTTTTAATACAATTGTTTCTGTAATTGTATTATCTGTTTCTTTATATTATGTTCCAGTGCAAATTGTCGCAAAAGATCCTCTTCTCTCTTCCATATTTGGAGGCGTGATTGCTGGAGCAGGTGCCGGTCTAGTTTTTAATTGTCAAGGCTCAACTGGTGGCTTCGATATTATCGGAATGTTACTATCTCGTAAAAAAGATATTAATCTTGGTGGGTTTCTCATTTTCTTAAACGGAATTGTTATCATCATTGCGGGATTTTTCTTTGACTGGGATGTAGCATTAACAAGCTTACTTTCCATCTATGTAACGGGTAAAGTAATTGATGCGACTTATACAAAACATCGTAAAGTTACACTTATGATTGTAACAAATCAAGCTGAAGAAATGAAGCAAAAGCTTCTTTCCACTGTTGTACGTGGCATTACACTTCTTGATGGTGAAGGTGCCTATTCTAGCGAGAAAAAACGTGTATTGATGACAGTCGTTTCAAAAGAAGAACTCGCTAGTATGAAACTAGCTATCTCCGAAATCGATCCTAAAGCATTTGTGAATATTACGGAAACAGTAGAAGTGCTAGGATTGTTTAGAAAAGCTTAA
- a CDS encoding VOC family protein produces MVTYIQGIDHVQVAAPIGCEREARQFYGEVLGLEEIPKPKELKKRGGCWFRCGDQEIHIGVEEAFLPAKKAHPAFFVQRIDELKERLIEQGIQVIDDDARPDVIRFYLFDPFGNRIECMGNRIKS; encoded by the coding sequence ATGGTGACATATATTCAAGGGATTGACCACGTACAAGTAGCTGCACCTATAGGGTGTGAAAGGGAAGCGAGACAATTTTATGGAGAGGTGCTGGGGTTAGAAGAGATACCGAAACCGAAGGAATTAAAAAAGCGTGGCGGGTGTTGGTTTCGGTGCGGGGATCAAGAGATTCATATCGGAGTTGAAGAAGCGTTTTTGCCAGCAAAAAAAGCACATCCAGCTTTTTTCGTTCAACGAATTGATGAATTGAAAGAAAGGTTAATCGAACAAGGAATTCAAGTTATTGATGATGATGCTCGTCCAGATGTAATTCGCTTTTATCTTTTTGATCCATTTGGCAATAGAATTGAGTGCATGGGGAATAGAATAAAAAGCTAG
- a CDS encoding BA3702 family sensor histidine kinase, producing the protein MIRKKLSPIYKKRQSIKPRRFRNTIKQHSLTEGYASLFQHNPDGIISLDLQGTILHINPSAEKILGYASHELEQTVITAIVEKHISDHVLRYIKNTTSDYQTEYRISIYHKNGSKIDVITKLVPIFIHKQLTGVYAIIKPLEKSERIAQILKESEKRLRTLMNAMPAFVIFKDHEGRWIEANDYALSCFDFHDVPYHGKKDSELIQYNEAYREAFLHCEEIDEIAWQKREIIHGEEFIIHKGTSNLILNLSKVPLFHSDGSRKGIIVMGRDVTELKETKKLLRKSEKLAVVGQLTAGIAHEIRNPLTSLKGFLTLLKPEISEQNKWYIDVMLSEISQMESITSQFMAMSKPQVLSIDFHQIQTLIEEVVTFILPTAIMHSVHIIMDHTAVIPEIQCDGNQLKQVFINILKNAIEAMPDGGNIFIQTEALDSEFICIRIIDEGCGIPENRISRLGEPFYSLKEKGTGLGLMICYKIIEEHQGKLQILSEVNNGTTVEIYLPTSTSTK; encoded by the coding sequence ATGATTCGTAAAAAGTTGTCACCTATTTATAAAAAGCGTCAATCCATTAAACCACGACGTTTTCGCAATACTATAAAACAACATTCCTTGACAGAAGGGTACGCATCCCTTTTTCAGCATAATCCCGATGGTATTATCTCTTTAGATTTGCAAGGAACTATATTACATATTAACCCATCTGCGGAAAAAATATTAGGATATGCCTCACATGAATTAGAGCAAACAGTGATTACCGCTATTGTTGAAAAACATATTTCCGATCACGTATTGCGGTATATTAAAAACACGACGTCCGATTATCAAACAGAATATAGAATTTCTATTTATCATAAGAACGGTTCTAAAATAGATGTTATCACAAAATTAGTCCCAATTTTTATTCACAAGCAACTGACTGGCGTATATGCGATTATCAAACCACTTGAAAAATCTGAGAGAATTGCACAAATACTAAAAGAGAGCGAAAAACGTCTGCGAACGTTAATGAATGCAATGCCTGCTTTTGTTATTTTTAAAGATCATGAAGGGCGCTGGATAGAAGCAAATGATTATGCACTTTCTTGTTTTGACTTCCATGATGTTCCTTATCATGGAAAAAAAGATAGTGAACTGATCCAATATAATGAGGCATATCGAGAAGCTTTTCTACACTGTGAAGAAATTGATGAAATCGCTTGGCAAAAGCGAGAAATTATTCACGGTGAGGAATTTATTATACATAAAGGTACTTCTAATCTGATTCTAAATCTTTCTAAAGTTCCTCTTTTTCATTCAGACGGTTCTAGAAAAGGAATCATTGTTATGGGAAGAGATGTAACGGAGTTAAAGGAGACTAAAAAGTTATTAAGAAAGTCTGAAAAATTAGCGGTAGTCGGACAACTGACAGCCGGAATTGCTCATGAAATTAGAAATCCGCTTACGTCATTGAAAGGATTTTTAACTTTATTAAAACCGGAAATTTCCGAACAAAACAAATGGTATATTGATGTAATGTTAAGTGAAATTTCACAAATGGAATCTATTACAAGTCAATTTATGGCCATGTCTAAACCACAGGTGTTATCAATTGATTTCCATCAAATCCAAACATTAATTGAAGAAGTTGTTACATTTATTTTACCTACCGCAATCATGCATAGTGTCCATATTATTATGGATCATACTGCAGTCATACCTGAAATTCAATGTGACGGTAATCAATTAAAACAAGTTTTCATTAATATTTTAAAAAACGCAATTGAAGCAATGCCAGATGGAGGAAATATTTTCATTCAAACTGAAGCATTGGATAGTGAATTCATTTGTATTCGAATAATCGATGAAGGATGCGGCATTCCAGAAAATCGTATTTCTCGCCTCGGAGAACCTTTCTATAGTTTAAAAGAAAAAGGAACTGGCCTTGGGTTGATGATATGCTACAAAATAATCGAAGAGCACCAAGGGAAATTACAAATTTTAAGTGAAGTCAATAATGGAACGACTGTTGAAATATATTTACCTACTTCGACATCTACAAAATAA